From one Pseudactinotalea sp. HY158 genomic stretch:
- a CDS encoding glycoside hydrolase N-terminal domain-containing protein: MTMAAGMLVATAGASLADDGPDAPAQSQQNLLWFDEPAPVDTDRNQWQSTVLPIGNGYMGGLVFGGVQQERIHFNDKTLWSGGPAESRPDYNGSNRTTPVTRGQLTDFAEQLDDKSTDVFGLPFDEANRILTREIIDPSAWKNGMGMYQDFGDIRLDFGEDAPAEGEVEDYIRDLDLETAIAGVSYTAGGVAYEREVFTSYPDNVLAVRLSADEAASITVGVSLDDAQRAGSTSVSGDTITLAGALRDNQLQYEAQVKVVADGGQVARAGDGLQVTGADTVTLYLATGTDYENDYPTYRGDHPHEPVTERVTGAAAKGYEAVRADHVADHAELFSRVQLDLGQGRTDLPTDERIQAYRDGGADPALEALLFQFGRYLTIATSREGTLPSNLNGVWMIGSGSQFWNADYHFNVNVQMNYWPNLVTNLAETAVPFNDYMESLREPGRVTAGATSASPSGPGEENGFIVHTVNNIFGLTAPYAVQEFGWNIGGSTWAMQNVGEYYKFTQDREYLREEIYPMQREMADFWLDYLWYSEYQDRLVVTPSVSAEQGPTVNGSTYDQSLVWELFEDAIDSATELGVDEELAQEWRAAQARLDPIMIGEAGQIKEWYEETTPGRAQAGDLAEVDIPNFNAGYRPLPHRHLSHLVGLYPGTLLSKEDPAELAAARVSLEERGFESTGWGKAHRINLWARALDAEGAYRALTSMVGTPNGYAGIMDNLLDSHGQGTNHDERPVFQIEGNMGLTAGIAEMLIQSHLDRVQLLPALPDEWADGSIAGIKARGDFELDYRWQDSRLVEATIESGSGQDLLLENPGLADFVVLDGAGDQVALTERTEDTIGFETEAGQTYRLVRAHDLTVEAGDGGAVSVAGAPAAGSYEGRVPDGAQVALVAEPESGFAFDRWVDEAGAEVSADAEYAVTVAEDTYRRAEFVAAPEPTPTDPEPTDPAPTDPVPTDPAPTDPAPTDSSDPAPTEPAPTGGADSQAGADQAGDDPADTLPDTGAKVGVAAAVATILAAAGCLMLLRRRSSAA; this comes from the coding sequence ATGACAATGGCAGCGGGAATGCTCGTGGCGACCGCGGGGGCGAGCCTGGCGGACGACGGCCCGGACGCGCCTGCGCAGTCCCAGCAGAACCTGCTCTGGTTCGACGAGCCCGCTCCGGTGGACACCGACCGCAATCAGTGGCAGTCGACCGTGCTCCCGATCGGGAACGGCTACATGGGCGGGCTCGTGTTCGGAGGGGTCCAGCAGGAGCGGATCCACTTCAACGACAAGACCCTGTGGTCGGGCGGGCCCGCCGAGTCGCGCCCCGACTACAACGGCTCCAACCGCACGACCCCGGTCACCCGGGGGCAGCTGACCGACTTCGCCGAGCAGCTCGACGACAAGAGCACGGACGTGTTCGGCCTGCCGTTCGACGAGGCCAACCGCATCCTCACCCGCGAGATCATCGACCCGTCCGCCTGGAAGAACGGCATGGGGATGTACCAGGACTTCGGGGACATCCGCCTCGACTTCGGCGAGGACGCCCCGGCCGAGGGAGAGGTCGAGGACTACATCCGCGACCTCGACCTCGAGACCGCCATCGCCGGCGTCTCGTACACGGCGGGCGGCGTGGCCTATGAGCGGGAGGTGTTCACGAGCTACCCGGACAACGTGCTGGCGGTGCGCCTGAGCGCCGACGAGGCGGCCTCGATCACGGTCGGCGTGAGCCTCGACGACGCCCAGCGGGCCGGTTCGACGAGCGTCTCCGGCGACACGATCACCCTCGCCGGCGCCCTGCGCGACAACCAGCTGCAGTACGAGGCCCAGGTCAAGGTCGTCGCCGACGGCGGGCAGGTCGCCCGCGCCGGCGACGGCCTCCAGGTCACCGGCGCCGACACGGTCACCCTGTACCTGGCCACCGGCACCGACTATGAGAACGACTACCCGACGTATCGCGGCGATCACCCCCACGAGCCGGTGACCGAGCGGGTCACCGGCGCCGCAGCCAAGGGATACGAGGCCGTCCGCGCCGACCACGTGGCCGACCACGCGGAACTCTTCTCCCGCGTCCAGCTCGACCTGGGGCAGGGACGCACGGACCTGCCGACCGACGAGCGGATCCAGGCCTACCGCGACGGCGGGGCAGACCCGGCGCTCGAGGCGCTGCTGTTCCAGTTCGGCCGCTACCTCACGATCGCGACGTCGCGGGAGGGCACGCTGCCCTCGAACCTCAACGGCGTGTGGATGATCGGCAGCGGCTCGCAGTTCTGGAACGCCGACTACCACTTCAACGTCAACGTGCAGATGAACTACTGGCCGAACCTCGTGACCAACCTCGCCGAGACCGCCGTGCCGTTCAACGACTACATGGAGAGCCTGCGCGAGCCGGGGCGGGTGACCGCCGGGGCGACCTCGGCCAGCCCGAGCGGCCCGGGGGAGGAGAACGGCTTCATCGTCCACACGGTGAACAACATCTTCGGCCTGACCGCCCCGTACGCCGTGCAGGAGTTCGGCTGGAACATCGGCGGGTCCACGTGGGCCATGCAGAACGTCGGCGAGTACTACAAGTTCACCCAGGACCGGGAGTACCTCCGCGAGGAGATCTACCCGATGCAGCGGGAGATGGCCGACTTCTGGCTCGACTACCTCTGGTACAGCGAGTACCAGGACCGGCTCGTGGTCACGCCGTCGGTCTCGGCCGAACAAGGCCCCACGGTCAACGGGTCGACCTACGACCAGTCGCTCGTGTGGGAACTCTTCGAGGACGCCATCGACTCCGCGACGGAGCTCGGGGTCGACGAGGAGCTCGCCCAGGAGTGGCGCGCGGCGCAGGCCCGGCTCGATCCGATCATGATCGGCGAGGCCGGCCAGATCAAGGAGTGGTACGAGGAGACGACCCCGGGGCGGGCCCAGGCCGGTGACCTCGCCGAGGTCGACATCCCCAACTTCAACGCCGGATACCGGCCGCTGCCGCACCGCCACCTCTCCCACCTCGTGGGGCTCTACCCGGGCACCCTGCTGAGCAAGGAGGACCCGGCCGAACTCGCCGCGGCGCGCGTCTCCCTCGAGGAGCGGGGCTTCGAGTCGACCGGATGGGGCAAGGCCCACCGGATCAACCTGTGGGCCCGTGCCCTCGACGCGGAGGGTGCCTACCGGGCACTCACCTCGATGGTCGGCACCCCGAACGGCTACGCCGGGATCATGGACAACCTGCTCGACTCCCACGGCCAGGGCACGAACCACGACGAGCGGCCCGTGTTCCAGATCGAGGGCAACATGGGGCTGACCGCCGGCATCGCCGAGATGCTCATCCAGAGCCATCTCGACCGGGTCCAGCTCCTGCCCGCCCTCCCGGACGAGTGGGCCGACGGCAGCATCGCCGGCATCAAGGCGCGCGGCGACTTCGAGCTCGACTACCGGTGGCAGGACTCCCGTCTGGTCGAGGCGACGATCGAATCGGGAAGCGGGCAGGACCTGCTGCTCGAGAACCCCGGCCTCGCCGACTTCGTCGTCCTCGACGGCGCCGGCGACCAGGTCGCGCTGACGGAACGGACCGAGGACACGATCGGGTTCGAGACCGAGGCCGGGCAGACCTACCGGCTCGTCCGCGCCCACGACCTCACGGTCGAGGCCGGTGACGGGGGCGCGGTCTCCGTCGCCGGGGCACCGGCGGCCGGCAGCTACGAGGGTCGCGTGCCCGACGGCGCGCAGGTCGCCCTGGTGGCCGAGCCGGAGTCCGGATTCGCGTTCGACCGGTGGGTCGACGAGGCCGGCGCGGAGGTCTCCGCCGACGCCGAATACGCGGTCACCGTGGCGGAGGACACCTATCGGCGCGCCGAGTTCGTCGCCGCCCCCGAGCCGACGCCGACCGATCCGGAGCCGACCGATCCGGCACCCACGGATCCGGTGCCGACGGATCCCGCCCCGACGGACCCGGCGCCGACGGATTCCAGCGATCCGGCCCCGACGGAGCCGGCACCCACGGGTGGCGCAGACTCTCAGGCCGGTGCGGACCAGGCCGGTGACGATCCGGCTGACACCCTGCCTGACACGGGGGCCAAGGTTGGGGTGGCGGCCGCTGTGGCAACGATCCTGGCCGCGGCCGGGTGCCTGATGCTGCTGCGGCGCCGTTCCTCCGCAGCCTGA
- a CDS encoding ScyD/ScyE family protein, with protein sequence MNRRIPRSIAVAAGVLLAAVAGVAPAGAHGRGHPPGPDADPVVIATGLDNPRQLSVGPGGALYVAESGVGGDGPCITTSEGVFACYGPTGAITRITHHRGDWSQRRVVTGLPSLAPPANLPPAQPGQAPVVKGGSATGPSDVAVFGSHYVASIGLGAPPAALAEGAATSQDGDTAQTLPEGFASLVEGRLSHSCSRDGRQGGHGRHAGRGHQGGHGRHGGDSRECGQWRTVADLAGFEAEHNPVDGPDSNPASVERVRGGYVVADAGGNTVVDVGRRGRTSLVASFDDVMVEFPPNSGNEMPMQFVPTSAVPGPHGSYFVSQLTGFPFPEGGSTIWQVFPARGHRDARAVPYATGLTNVTDLALAPGGDLYAVQISSTGLASPAGPTNGALVRISHRRGHEVTTVAGGLFAPYGVALHGRSAYVTTGSILPGGGEVVRVPLGR encoded by the coding sequence ATGAATCGACGAATTCCTCGGTCGATCGCGGTTGCGGCGGGTGTGCTGCTGGCCGCGGTGGCGGGTGTGGCCCCGGCGGGAGCACACGGGCGCGGGCATCCGCCCGGGCCGGATGCGGATCCCGTGGTGATCGCCACCGGGCTCGACAATCCCCGGCAGCTGAGCGTGGGACCGGGCGGCGCGCTGTACGTCGCGGAGTCCGGGGTCGGGGGCGACGGCCCCTGCATCACGACGTCGGAGGGCGTGTTCGCCTGCTACGGGCCCACGGGTGCGATCACGCGGATCACGCACCACCGGGGCGACTGGTCGCAGCGCCGGGTGGTCACGGGCCTGCCCTCGCTCGCCCCGCCCGCGAACCTGCCCCCCGCGCAGCCGGGCCAGGCGCCCGTGGTCAAGGGCGGCAGCGCCACGGGCCCGAGCGACGTCGCCGTGTTCGGATCCCATTACGTGGCGAGCATCGGACTCGGCGCCCCGCCGGCCGCGCTCGCCGAGGGGGCGGCCACGAGCCAGGACGGCGACACCGCCCAGACGCTGCCCGAGGGATTCGCCTCCCTCGTCGAGGGACGGCTTTCGCACTCGTGTTCGCGGGACGGGCGCCAGGGCGGCCACGGGCGTCACGCCGGCCGCGGGCATCAAGGCGGCCACGGGCGTCACGGCGGCGACTCTCGGGAGTGCGGTCAGTGGCGCACCGTCGCCGACCTCGCCGGATTCGAGGCCGAGCATAACCCGGTCGACGGCCCGGACAGCAACCCGGCGTCCGTCGAGCGCGTGCGCGGCGGCTACGTGGTCGCCGACGCGGGCGGCAACACGGTCGTCGACGTCGGCCGGCGCGGGCGGACCTCGCTCGTCGCCTCGTTCGACGACGTCATGGTCGAGTTCCCGCCGAATTCGGGCAACGAGATGCCGATGCAGTTCGTGCCGACGAGCGCCGTTCCGGGGCCCCACGGGTCCTATTTCGTGAGCCAGCTGACCGGCTTCCCGTTCCCCGAGGGCGGGTCGACGATCTGGCAGGTGTTCCCGGCCCGCGGTCACCGCGACGCGCGCGCCGTGCCGTACGCGACCGGCCTGACGAACGTGACCGACCTGGCGCTCGCCCCGGGCGGCGACCTGTACGCAGTGCAGATCTCCTCGACCGGGCTCGCCTCACCGGCCGGGCCCACGAACGGGGCGCTCGTGCGGATCTCGCACCGTCGTGGGCACGAGGTCACGACCGTCGCGGGCGGGCTGTTCGCGCCGTACGGGGTGGCGCTGCACGGCCGGTCGGCCTACGTGACGACCGGCAGCATCCTTCCCGGCGGGGGAGAGGTGGTGCGGGTTCCGCTCGGGCGTTGA
- a CDS encoding bifunctional aldolase/short-chain dehydrogenase, translating to MNPTVADLLARSNRLGADPKNTNYAGGNTSAKGTETDPVTGEGVDLMWVKGSGGDLGTLTEPGLCVLRLDRLRAMTAVYPGLEREDEMVAAFDYALHGKGGAAPSIDTAMHGLVDAAHVDHLHPDAGIAIATAADGEELTATIFGEKVVWVPWRRPGFQLGLDIAAIKEANPAAIGCILGGHGITAWGETSGEAEANSLWIIRTAEAHIAEHGKSDPFGAVVPGFEALEPAERRAKAAALAPTIRGLASRDLRQVGHFTDSDAVLEFMAREKLADLAALGTSCPDHFLRTKVKPLVLDLPANAPVDEAIARLKELHEAYRADYAAYYDAHADADSPAMRGADPAIVLVPGVGMFSFGRNKQTARVAGEFYLNAINVMRGAEALSTYAPISDSEKFRIEYWALEEAKLARMPAPKSHATRVAFVTGAASGIGRAIATRLAAEGACVIVADLDEAKAVAVAAEIGSSDVAIGVGVDVADAGAIAESLRTAVLAFGGVDLVVNNAGLSLSRPLLETTEADWDRQHDVMAKGSFLVSKAAAAVLIEQDLGGDIVYISSKNSVFAGPNNIAYSAAKADQAHQVRLLAVELGAFGIKVNGVNPDGVVQGSGIFASGWGANRAATYGIEEKDLGAFYAQRTILKREVLPEHIAGAVHAITGPDMTHTTGLHIPVDAGVAAAFLR from the coding sequence ATGAACCCCACTGTCGCCGACCTGCTCGCCCGCTCCAACCGGCTGGGCGCCGACCCGAAGAACACGAACTACGCCGGCGGGAACACCTCCGCCAAGGGCACCGAGACCGACCCGGTCACCGGGGAGGGCGTCGACCTCATGTGGGTCAAGGGCTCCGGGGGTGACCTGGGCACCCTGACCGAGCCGGGCCTGTGCGTGCTGCGCCTCGACCGGCTGCGGGCGATGACGGCGGTGTATCCGGGCCTCGAGCGCGAGGACGAGATGGTCGCCGCCTTCGACTACGCCCTGCACGGCAAGGGCGGGGCGGCGCCGAGCATCGACACCGCGATGCACGGCCTCGTCGACGCCGCGCACGTGGACCACCTCCACCCCGACGCCGGGATCGCGATCGCCACCGCCGCCGACGGCGAGGAGCTCACGGCCACGATCTTCGGCGAGAAGGTCGTGTGGGTGCCGTGGCGCCGCCCGGGCTTCCAGCTCGGCCTCGACATCGCCGCGATCAAGGAGGCCAACCCGGCCGCGATCGGCTGCATCCTCGGCGGGCACGGCATCACCGCCTGGGGTGAGACCTCGGGCGAGGCGGAGGCGAACTCGCTGTGGATCATCCGCACGGCGGAGGCCCATATCGCCGAGCACGGCAAGTCAGACCCGTTCGGTGCGGTCGTGCCCGGGTTCGAGGCGCTCGAGCCGGCCGAACGGCGGGCCAAGGCCGCGGCGCTGGCCCCGACGATCCGGGGGCTGGCCTCGCGTGACCTGCGCCAGGTCGGACACTTCACCGATTCGGACGCGGTGCTGGAGTTCATGGCCCGCGAGAAGCTGGCCGATCTCGCGGCGCTGGGTACCTCGTGCCCGGATCACTTCCTGCGCACGAAGGTCAAGCCGCTCGTGCTCGACCTGCCCGCGAACGCGCCCGTGGACGAGGCGATCGCCCGGCTGAAGGAGCTGCACGAGGCCTACCGCGCCGACTACGCGGCCTACTACGACGCGCACGCCGATGCCGACTCCCCCGCGATGCGTGGGGCCGATCCGGCGATCGTGCTCGTGCCGGGGGTGGGCATGTTCTCCTTCGGGCGGAACAAGCAGACCGCCCGGGTCGCGGGCGAGTTCTACCTCAACGCGATCAACGTGATGCGCGGGGCCGAGGCGCTCTCGACGTACGCGCCGATCTCGGATTCCGAGAAGTTCCGGATCGAGTACTGGGCGCTCGAGGAGGCCAAGCTGGCACGCATGCCGGCGCCGAAGTCGCACGCCACCCGGGTCGCATTCGTCACCGGCGCGGCCTCCGGGATCGGGCGGGCTATCGCCACCCGGCTCGCCGCCGAGGGCGCGTGCGTGATCGTCGCGGACCTGGACGAGGCGAAGGCGGTCGCCGTGGCCGCCGAGATCGGCTCGAGTGACGTCGCGATCGGTGTGGGCGTCGACGTCGCCGACGCCGGCGCCATCGCCGAGAGCCTACGGACGGCGGTGCTCGCCTTCGGGGGCGTCGATCTGGTGGTCAACAACGCGGGCCTGTCGCTGTCCAGGCCGCTGCTGGAGACCACCGAGGCCGACTGGGACCGCCAGCACGACGTCATGGCCAAGGGCTCCTTCCTCGTGTCGAAGGCCGCCGCGGCCGTGCTCATCGAGCAGGACCTGGGCGGCGATATCGTCTACATCTCCTCGAAGAACTCGGTGTTCGCCGGGCCGAACAACATCGCCTACTCCGCGGCGAAGGCCGATCAGGCCCACCAGGTGCGCCTGCTCGCGGTCGAACTCGGGGCGTTCGGGATCAAGGTGAACGGGGTCAACCCCGACGGGGTCGTGCAGGGCTCGGGCATCTTCGCCTCCGGATGGGGCGCGAACCGGGCCGCCACGTACGGCATCGAGGAGAAGGACCTGGGCGCGTTCTACGCCCAGCGCACCATCCTCAAGCGGGAGGTGCTGCCCGAGCACATCGCCGGCGCGGTGCACGCGATCACCGGCCCGGACATGACCCACACGACCGGCCTGCACATCCCCGTCGACGCCGGCGTCGCCGCCGCGTTCCTGCGCTGA
- a CDS encoding rhamnulokinase family protein: protein MASTTRTVAAVDLGATSGRVMAGRLTGAAGRAEVHLEEVARFRNGPAPLASGLHWDFTGLLGALARGVAACVREHGAASIAVDSWAVDYGLLRGDRLLGDPFHYRDPRTARGVAYVHERLDFAALYARTGLQFLPFNTLYQLAAERGGGVLEAADSLLLMPDLVNFQLTGVRATERTNASTTGMLDVHTGDWDPGILRAAGVDRALLAPLVDPGELIGPTHARASEYWNIPAGVPVLSVGSHDTASAVAAVPMDPGTSAYVSCGTWGLVGVETAAPVTTEAARAANFTNEGGVDGRIRLLRNVMGLWLLSESVRTWQRSGLDVSVPALLREAARVEEAPLFDVDDEAFLAPGDMPARISAWFTGRGLRAPAGPAAVTRSIVESLAEAFARTAHDAARLGGITPLRTIHVVGGGSLNELLCQRTADRAGLPVVAGPVEGTALGNVLVQARHHGWVTGGLEELRAVVARSVELRRFEPAA from the coding sequence ATGGCATCGACGACGCGCACGGTCGCGGCCGTGGACCTGGGTGCCACGAGCGGACGCGTCATGGCCGGCCGCCTCACCGGGGCGGCCGGCCGGGCCGAGGTGCACCTGGAGGAGGTGGCGCGCTTCCGCAACGGCCCGGCGCCGCTCGCCTCGGGGCTGCACTGGGACTTCACGGGGCTCCTCGGCGCGCTCGCGCGCGGGGTGGCGGCCTGCGTGCGGGAGCACGGGGCCGCCTCGATCGCGGTCGACTCCTGGGCGGTCGACTACGGGCTGCTGCGCGGGGACCGGCTCCTCGGCGACCCGTTCCACTACCGGGATCCGCGCACGGCCCGCGGCGTGGCGTATGTGCACGAGCGGCTCGACTTCGCGGCGCTCTACGCGCGCACGGGCCTGCAGTTCCTCCCCTTCAACACGCTCTACCAGCTCGCCGCCGAACGGGGCGGGGGCGTGCTCGAGGCGGCCGACTCGCTGCTGCTCATGCCGGACCTGGTGAACTTCCAGCTCACCGGGGTCCGCGCCACCGAACGCACGAACGCCTCGACCACGGGCATGCTCGACGTGCACACCGGCGACTGGGATCCGGGCATCCTGCGCGCCGCCGGCGTCGACCGCGCGCTGCTGGCCCCGCTCGTCGACCCCGGCGAGCTGATCGGCCCGACCCACGCCCGGGCAAGCGAGTACTGGAACATCCCGGCCGGGGTGCCGGTGCTGAGCGTGGGATCGCACGACACGGCCTCGGCCGTCGCGGCCGTGCCGATGGACCCCGGCACGAGCGCCTACGTCTCCTGCGGCACGTGGGGGCTCGTGGGCGTGGAGACCGCGGCGCCCGTGACCACGGAGGCCGCCCGCGCGGCGAACTTCACGAACGAGGGCGGCGTGGACGGGCGGATCCGGCTGCTGCGCAACGTCATGGGGCTGTGGCTCCTGAGCGAATCGGTGCGCACGTGGCAGCGCTCGGGCCTGGACGTGAGCGTGCCCGCCCTGCTGCGGGAGGCGGCCCGGGTCGAGGAGGCACCGCTCTTCGACGTCGACGACGAGGCGTTCCTCGCCCCGGGCGACATGCCCGCCCGGATCAGCGCCTGGTTCACCGGCCGCGGCCTGCGCGCCCCCGCCGGGCCGGCCGCCGTGACCCGCTCGATCGTCGAGAGCCTCGCCGAGGCGTTCGCCCGCACCGCCCACGACGCCGCCCGGCTCGGCGGCATCACGCCCCTGCGCACGATCCACGTGGTCGGCGGCGGCTCGCTCAACGAACTGCTGTGTCAGCGCACGGCCGACCGTGCCGGCCTGCCCGTGGTCGCCGGTCCCGTCGAGGGGACGGCGCTGGGGAACGTGCTCGTACAGGCCCGCCATCACGGCTGGGTCACCGGCGGCCTCGAGGAGCTGCGGGCCGTGGTGGCGCGCTCGGTCGAGCTGCGCCGGTTCGAACCGGCGGCGTGA
- a CDS encoding hemolysin family protein codes for MDTDTLASFGLVVLFVIVGGVFAATEIALVSLRDSQLTQLERQGARGARVAAVARNPNRFLAAVQIGVTVAGFFSAAYGGSTLAPDLAPYLQRLGLSESAAATTALLAMTLLIAYLSLVLGELVPKRLALQNSAGLSLLATPSLDRFATVMRPVIWLLSVSTNALVRLLGGDPEATREELSERELRDLVATHDGLEDDERQIIQDVLGAAQTLLREAMRPRTDVVFIDADMPLRDAAPWARRQGFSRYPVIGEGFDDVLGYLHARDLIDLRVDETRRVHDVIREVLVLPGTNRVLPAVSQMRHAGTHLAVVVDEYGGTDGIVTLEDLVEELVGDIRDEYDARPAPSMQDPSIVPGSSTLEEFAEATGVELPDDGSYETVAGYVIARLGRIAAVGDTVAVDDHTLAVTRMTGTRITELAWHPAEPQPPVPPA; via the coding sequence ATGGACACCGACACCCTCGCCAGCTTCGGCCTCGTCGTCCTCTTCGTGATCGTCGGCGGGGTCTTCGCCGCGACCGAGATCGCCCTCGTCTCACTCCGCGACAGTCAGCTCACGCAACTGGAACGCCAGGGGGCCCGCGGCGCCCGGGTGGCGGCGGTCGCCCGGAACCCGAACCGCTTCCTCGCCGCGGTGCAGATCGGGGTGACGGTCGCCGGCTTCTTCAGCGCGGCCTACGGCGGCTCGACCCTCGCCCCCGACCTCGCCCCCTACCTGCAACGCCTCGGCCTGTCGGAGTCCGCCGCGGCCACGACCGCCCTGCTCGCGATGACCCTGCTCATCGCCTACCTCTCGCTCGTGCTCGGCGAACTGGTGCCCAAGCGCCTCGCCCTGCAGAACTCCGCCGGACTGTCGCTGCTCGCCACCCCGTCCCTCGACCGGTTCGCCACCGTGATGCGGCCGGTCATCTGGTTGCTGTCGGTCTCGACCAACGCCCTCGTCCGGCTCCTCGGCGGCGACCCCGAGGCGACCCGGGAGGAGCTGAGCGAGCGGGAGCTGCGCGACCTCGTGGCCACGCACGACGGGCTCGAGGACGACGAGCGGCAGATCATCCAGGACGTCCTCGGAGCGGCCCAGACCCTCCTGCGCGAGGCGATGCGGCCACGCACCGACGTCGTCTTCATCGACGCCGACATGCCGCTGCGGGACGCGGCCCCCTGGGCACGCCGGCAGGGGTTCTCCCGCTATCCGGTCATCGGCGAGGGCTTCGACGACGTCCTCGGCTACCTGCACGCGCGAGACCTGATAGACCTGCGAGTGGACGAGACCCGCCGCGTCCACGACGTGATCCGGGAGGTGCTCGTGCTGCCGGGGACCAACCGGGTCCTCCCCGCGGTCTCGCAGATGCGCCACGCCGGAACCCACCTGGCCGTGGTCGTCGACGAGTACGGCGGCACGGACGGCATCGTCACCCTCGAGGACCTCGTCGAGGAACTGGTCGGCGACATCCGCGACGAGTACGACGCCCGGCCGGCGCCGTCGATGCAGGACCCCTCGATCGTGCCGGGAAGTTCGACCCTCGAAGAGTTCGCCGAGGCCACCGGGGTCGAGCTCCCCGACGACGGCAGCTACGAGACCGTGGCCGGTTACGTCATCGCCCGGCTGGGCCGGATCGCCGCAGTCGGCGACACGGTGGCGGTCGACGACCACACGCTCGCGGTGACGCGGATGACCGGCACCCGGATCACCGAGCTCGCGTGGCACCCGGCCGAACCACAGCCCCCCGTGCCACCGGCCTGA
- a CDS encoding DUF2335 domain-containing protein yields the protein MSHNEGPENSEEVESKHEPDTRGRDEGPAPRHEDRLHERHGSLTRDEPEGGVDRLRSGSLGRREPDLESGDGFHPEGHQDSIPGLEFTYVRQAPLPPVEEFAGYEQVLSGAAHRILRMAEKSQDARVAAEMVPIYAEATALKIASIAWSLFPAVAYAATVALAFAGLPVGAALTGVAGTVAVAPQVIREIRAKRE from the coding sequence ATGAGCCATAATGAGGGGCCGGAGAACTCGGAGGAGGTAGAGTCCAAGCATGAGCCCGACACGAGAGGCCGTGATGAGGGGCCTGCGCCGCGGCACGAAGATCGCCTTCACGAGAGACACGGCTCACTTACACGAGATGAGCCAGAGGGCGGCGTCGACCGACTACGAAGCGGAAGCTTGGGACGACGTGAGCCGGACCTTGAGAGCGGCGATGGATTCCATCCAGAGGGACATCAAGACTCGATCCCAGGCCTAGAGTTCACCTACGTTCGGCAGGCTCCCTTGCCGCCGGTGGAAGAGTTCGCGGGATACGAACAGGTTCTTTCAGGCGCTGCTCATCGGATCCTCCGAATGGCGGAGAAGTCCCAGGATGCTCGCGTGGCTGCTGAGATGGTCCCAATATATGCAGAGGCCACTGCGCTGAAGATCGCGTCGATCGCGTGGTCGCTGTTCCCGGCCGTTGCCTACGCCGCAACGGTTGCCTTGGCGTTCGCCGGGCTTCCGGTGGGCGCCGCTCTCACTGGCGTCGCGGGCACTGTCGCAGTCGCCCCGCAGGTCATCCGGGAGATCCGCGCGAAGCGTGAGTAA
- a CDS encoding type II toxin-antitoxin system VapC family toxin — MKAQVVCDASAVVALLLDSGADGRWSTDALIGADLHAPTLLPFEVANILRRHELAGLVTSDQASAAHADLLGLAIEQWPYELLGPRAWQLRPNLTAYDAGYVALAELLDATLVTLDRRIGRAPGLRCAVAAPEQ, encoded by the coding sequence ATGAAAGCGCAGGTCGTCTGCGACGCCTCGGCGGTGGTCGCCCTCCTGCTGGACTCCGGGGCCGACGGACGCTGGTCCACCGATGCGCTGATCGGCGCCGACCTCCACGCCCCCACGCTGCTCCCGTTCGAGGTCGCGAACATCCTCCGGCGCCACGAACTCGCCGGACTCGTCACGTCCGATCAGGCGTCCGCCGCCCACGCCGATCTCCTCGGACTGGCCATCGAGCAGTGGCCCTATGAGCTTCTCGGCCCCAGGGCCTGGCAACTGCGGCCGAATCTGACGGCCTACGACGCCGGCTACGTCGCGCTGGCGGAGCTCCTGGACGCGACGCTCGTCACCCTCGACCGGCGGATCGGCCGGGCACCGGGCCTGCGCTGCGCGGTCGCGGCGCCGGAGCAGTAG